From Anoplopoma fimbria isolate UVic2021 breed Golden Eagle Sablefish chromosome 11, Afim_UVic_2022, whole genome shotgun sequence, one genomic window encodes:
- the LOC129097921 gene encoding hemoglobin subunit beta-2 codes for MVEWTDFERATIADIFSKMSYETVGPAALTRCLIVYPWTQRYFGNFGNLYNAAAIMGNPNVAKHGTTILHGLDRAVKNMDDIKGTYAELSVLHSEKLHVDPDNFKLLADCLTVVVAAQFGKAFTGEVQAAFQKFLAVVVSSLGRQYH; via the exons ATGGTCGAATGGACAGACTTCGAGCGCGCCACCATCGCGGACATCTTCTCCAAGATGAGCTATGAGACGGTGGGCCCTGCAGCCCTCACCAG GTGCCTCATCGTCTACCCCTGGACTCAGAGGTATTTCGGCAACTTTGGAAACCTCTACAACGCCGCTGCAATCATGGGAAACCCAAATGTTGCAAAACACGGAACCACCATCCTCCACGGTCTGGACCGGGCTGTGAAGAACATGGACGACATCAAGGGAACCTATGCAGAGCTGAGCGTGCTGCACTCCGAGAAACTGCATGTGGACCCCGACAATTTCAAG CTCCTGGCCGACTGTCTGACCGTTGTGGTTGCTGCTCAGTTTGGCAAAGCCTTCACTGGTGAAGTCCAGGCAGCTTTCCAGAAGTTCCTGGCCGTGGTGGTGTCCTCTCTGGGAAGACAGTACCACTAG
- the LOC129097922 gene encoding hemoglobin subunit alpha-1 produces the protein MSLTAKDKEAVRAFWGKVSSKSGAIGTDALSRMLVVYPQTKTYFTHWKDLSPGSEPVQKHGKSVMGGVADAVAKIDDLNAGLLTLSELHAFTLRVDPANFKILAHNILVVMAIMFPKEFTPEVHVAMDKFLAALARALSEKYR, from the exons ATGAGTCTCACCGCAAAGGACAAGGAAGCAGTCAGAGCCTTCTGGGGCAAAGTCTCCAGCAAGTCTGGGGCAATCGGCACTGATGCTCTCTCCAG GATGCTGGTGGTTTACCCGCAGACCAAGACTTACTTCACCCACTGGAAGGACCTGAGCCCCGGGTCTGAGCCTGTGCAGAAACACGGAAAGAGCGTGATGGGTGGAGTTGCAGATGCTGTGGCCAAAATCGACGACCTGAATGCCGGTCTCCTGACCCTCAGTGAGCTGCATGCCTTCACTCTGCGTGTGGACCCTGCCAACTTCAAG ATTCTAGCTCACAACATCCTCGTGGTCATGGCCATCATGTTCCCCAAAGAATTCACCCCTGAGGTCCACGTGGCCATGGACAAGTTCTTGGCTGCTCTGGCTCGTGCCCTCTCTGAGAAATACAGATAA
- the LOC129097923 gene encoding hemoglobin subunit beta-2-like — translation MVEWTDFERSTIADIFSKMSYETVGPAALTRCLIVYPWTQRYFGNFGNLYNAAAIMGNPNVAKHGTTILHGLDRAVKNMDDIKGTYAELSVLHSEKLHVDPDNFKLLADCLTVVVAAQFGNAFTGEVQAAFQKFLAVVVSSLGRQYH, via the exons ATGGTCGAATGGACAGACTTCGAGCGCTCCACCATCGCGGACATCTTCTCCAAGATGAGCTATGAGACGGTGGGCCCTGCAGCCCTCACCAG GTGCCTCATCGTCTACCCCTGGACTCAGAGGTATTTCGGCAACTTTGGAAACCTCTACAACGCCGCTGCAATCATGGGAAACCCAAATGTTGCAAAACACGGAACCACCATCCTCCACGGTCTGGACCGGGCTGTGAAGAACATGGACGACATCAAGGGAACCTATGCAGAGCTGAGCGTGCTGCACTCCGAGAAACTGCATGTGGACCCCGACAATTTCAAG CTCCTGGCCGACTGTCTGACCGTTGTGGTTGCTGCTCAGTTTGGCAATGCCTTCACTGGTGAAGTCCAGGCAGCTTTCCAGAAGTTCCTGGCCGTGGTGGTGTCCTCTCTGGGAAGACAGTACCACTAG
- the LOC129097924 gene encoding hemoglobin subunit alpha-1 translates to MSLTAKDKEAVRAFWGKVSSKSGAIGTDALSRMLVVYPQTKTYFTHWKDLSPGSEPVQKHGKSVMGGVADAVAKIDDLNAGLLTLSELHAFTLRVDPANFKILAHNILVVMAIMFPKEFTPEVHVAMDKFLAALARALSEKYR, encoded by the exons ATGAGTCTCACCGCAAAGGACAAGGAAGCAGTCAGAGCCTTCTGGGGCAAAGTCTCCAGCAAGTCTGGGGCAATCGGCACTGATGCTCTCTCCAG GATGCTGGTGGTTTACCCGCAGACCAAGACTTACTTCACCCACTGGAAGGACCTGAGCCCCGGGTCTGAGCCTGTGCAGAAACACGGAAAGAGCGTGATGGGTGGAGTTGCAGATGCTGTGGCCAAAATCGACGACCTGAATGCCGGTCTCCTGACCCTCAGTGAGCTGCATGCCTTCACTCTGCGTGTGGACCCTGCCAACTTCAAG ATCCTAGCTCACAACATCCTCGTGGTCATGGCCATCATGTTCCCCAAAGAATTCACCCCTGAGGTCCACGTGGCCATGGACAAGTTCTTGGCTGCTCTGGCTCGTGCCCTCTCTGAGAAATACAGATAA
- the LOC129097925 gene encoding hemoglobin subunit beta-2-like, whose translation MVEWTDFERSTIVDIFSKINHDIVGPAVLSRCLIVYPWTQRYFSKFGNLYNAAAIMGNPNVAKHGKVILQSLEKAVKNMDNIKGTYAELSVMHFEKLHVDPDNFKLLADCLTIVVAAQFGKAFTGEVQAAFQKFLAVVVSSLGRQYH comes from the exons ATGGTTGAATGGACGGACTTCGAGCGCTCCACCATCGTGGACATCTTCTCCAAGATCAACCATGACATCGTGGGCCCTGCAGTTCTCTCCAG GTGCCTCATCGTCTACCCCTGGACTCAGAGGTATTTCAGCAAATTTGGAAACCTCTACAACGCCGCTGCAATCATGGGAAACCCAAATGTTGCAAAACACGGGAAAGTTATCCTCCAAAGTCTGGAGAAGGCTGTGAAGAACATGGACAACATCAAGGGAACCTATGCAGAGCTGAGCGTGATGCACTTCGAGAAACTGCACGTGGACCCCGACAATTTCAAG CTCCTGGCCGACTGTCTGACCATTGTGGTTGCTGCTCAGTTTGGCAAAGCCTTCACTGGTGAAGTCCAGGCAGCTTTCCAGAAGTTCCTGGCCGTGGTGGTGTCCTCTCTGGGAAGACAGTACCACTAG